A stretch of Microbulbifer bruguierae DNA encodes these proteins:
- a CDS encoding acyltransferase, translating into MRKDHRPYWLKRLQLQFRNWRCRHFLLPQFDAIGREPEIMHPPSVKVFGSNIRLGNFPHLISTADNCIRFTAMGHRGGDAYIKIGDYVLISPGVRISAGESITFGDACMVAANAYISDSDWHGLYNRTRPFRCTAPIRIGNNVWIGDSAIICKGVTIGDNAVIGAGSIVTRDVPANAVVAGNPAREIKQINPRRRMITREALFADSFRQAHNLDELDKMLLTGNSLFGWLRSLVWPRRGD; encoded by the coding sequence ATGCGCAAAGATCATAGACCATACTGGCTCAAGCGCCTGCAGTTGCAATTTCGCAACTGGCGTTGCCGTCACTTCCTGTTGCCCCAGTTTGATGCCATCGGCCGTGAACCGGAAATTATGCACCCGCCATCGGTCAAGGTTTTCGGTAGCAATATTCGCCTCGGCAATTTCCCTCACCTGATATCCACGGCAGACAACTGCATCCGTTTCACGGCGATGGGCCACCGGGGTGGCGATGCGTATATCAAGATTGGTGATTATGTGCTCATCTCACCGGGTGTGCGAATTTCTGCAGGGGAGTCCATCACCTTTGGCGATGCCTGTATGGTGGCGGCTAACGCCTATATCTCCGACTCAGACTGGCACGGGCTGTACAACCGCACACGGCCATTTCGCTGCACTGCGCCAATCAGGATTGGCAACAATGTGTGGATCGGGGACAGTGCGATTATCTGCAAGGGGGTAACGATTGGTGATAATGCGGTTATCGGCGCCGGGAGTATCGTGACCCGCGATGTGCCCGCGAATGCGGTTGTCGCTGGCAATCCCGCTCGCGAGATCAAGCAAATCAATCCCCGCCGCCGCATGATTACCCGCGAGGCGCTGTTCGCAGATAGCTTTCGACAGGCGCACAATCTGGATGAATTGGATAAAATGCTGCTCACAGGCAATAGCCTGTTTGGTTGGCTGCGGTCGCTAGTTTGGCCGCGGCGAGGGGATTAA
- a CDS encoding prenyltransferase/squalene oxidase repeat-containing protein, which produces MSAATIEAATPLFPTDFVRRSADYIRSQQQENGCIPWFQGHYADPWDHVEAAMGLSIAGEYAAAERAYEWLAQQQLSDGSWWAAYRNDRVDNRERRETNFVAYIATGVWHHYLITGERAFLLRFWPTVSRALDFVLSLQSEHGEIQWAVDAQGAVLNDALVTGCASIYKSLECGVNIAATLGWDDRSWRRAREQLGRALRDRPERFDRSWESKARFSMDWFYPVLAGAITGTSARARLQKKWDEFVVAGLGCRCVNDEPWVTVAESCELTMALLAAGEKTKAQHIYRALHRWQDEDGGYWTGYVYRDSAIWPEEKTTWTVGAMLLAADALAGLTPASALFTSVNLLDAPENSEGLDYLHQFELSGSQR; this is translated from the coding sequence GTGAGTGCGGCGACAATAGAGGCCGCGACCCCCCTGTTCCCAACAGATTTTGTTCGCCGTAGCGCGGATTATATTCGCTCCCAGCAACAGGAAAATGGTTGCATTCCCTGGTTTCAGGGCCACTACGCGGATCCGTGGGACCATGTGGAAGCTGCCATGGGGCTTAGCATTGCCGGGGAGTATGCTGCGGCGGAAAGAGCCTATGAGTGGCTCGCGCAGCAACAGCTGTCGGACGGTAGCTGGTGGGCAGCCTACCGGAATGATCGCGTCGATAATAGGGAGCGACGGGAAACTAACTTCGTCGCTTATATTGCCACCGGCGTCTGGCACCACTATCTGATTACTGGCGAGCGTGCATTCTTATTACGCTTCTGGCCGACCGTATCGCGGGCGCTGGATTTTGTGCTGTCGCTGCAGTCGGAACATGGTGAGATCCAGTGGGCAGTGGATGCGCAGGGCGCGGTTCTCAATGACGCCCTGGTTACCGGCTGTGCCTCCATCTACAAGAGTCTGGAATGCGGCGTCAATATTGCTGCTACTCTGGGGTGGGACGATCGAAGCTGGCGCAGGGCGAGGGAACAGCTTGGGCGAGCCCTGCGTGACAGGCCGGAAAGGTTCGACCGTTCCTGGGAGAGCAAGGCGCGCTTTTCCATGGATTGGTTTTATCCGGTTCTTGCGGGGGCGATTACGGGTACCAGTGCCAGGGCGCGGTTGCAGAAAAAGTGGGATGAATTTGTGGTTGCCGGACTCGGTTGCCGCTGTGTCAATGACGAGCCCTGGGTGACTGTGGCGGAGTCTTGTGAATTGACCATGGCGCTGCTGGCGGCGGGGGAAAAGACCAAAGCGCAGCATATCTATCGAGCGCTGCACCGTTGGCAGGATGAGGACGGCGGTTACTGGACCGGTTACGTTTATCGCGACAGCGCTATCTGGCCTGAAGAGAAAACCACCTGGACCGTAGGTGCCATGTTGCTCGCCGCAGATGCACTGGCAGGCTTGACGCCTGCCAGTGCGCTGTTTACGTCGGTGAATCTACTGGACGCGCCTGAGAATAGCGAGGGTCTTGACTATCTCCACCAGTTCGAATTGAGCGGAAGCCAGCGCTAG
- a CDS encoding class I SAM-dependent methyltransferase encodes MEVSLPLEIDTVKGFLDSREGNALYRLAADASNLGPCLEVGSYCGKSTVYIGSACKLMNNTLFAVDHHRGSEEHQPGEEYHDSDLFDIRSQLMDSFHNFRSNMRAAQLEEHVVPVVAPSAVAARHWNTPLGLVFIDGGHSLQAALTDYRCWARHIVPGGYLAIHDIFPNPQDGGQAPYEIYKLALASAQFELVEIVKTLAILRRVQ; translated from the coding sequence ATGGAAGTATCCCTACCTCTCGAAATTGATACCGTAAAAGGCTTTCTCGACAGTCGGGAAGGCAACGCCCTGTACCGCCTGGCGGCAGATGCCAGCAATCTTGGCCCCTGCCTGGAAGTGGGCAGCTACTGCGGAAAATCAACGGTATATATCGGCAGTGCCTGCAAGCTGATGAACAACACCCTGTTCGCGGTAGACCACCACCGAGGCTCCGAAGAACATCAGCCGGGGGAGGAATATCACGATAGTGATCTGTTCGATATCCGCAGTCAGTTGATGGACAGCTTTCACAATTTCCGCAGTAATATGCGCGCGGCGCAGCTTGAGGAACATGTGGTACCGGTGGTTGCGCCCTCTGCGGTTGCCGCCCGCCACTGGAATACACCCCTGGGGCTGGTATTTATCGATGGCGGCCACTCCCTGCAGGCGGCGTTAACCGATTACCGCTGCTGGGCGCGGCACATTGTGCCCGGCGGTTATCTCGCCATTCACGATATATTCCCGAACCCGCAAGACGGTGGCCAGGCGCCCTACGAAATCTACAAGCTAGCGCTGGCTTCCGCTCAATTCGAACTGGTGGAGATAGTCAAGACCCTCGCTATTCTCAGGCGCGTCCAGTAG
- a CDS encoding shikimate kinase: protein MHKQGSVVLIGMPGAGKSTLGVLLAKELAKDFVDTDVLIQLRENKTLQEIMNESDYLNLRRIEGEVIAEADLPNCVIATGGSAVYSEEGMRNLLKFGPAVFLNCSADELRRRIHNYESRGIAKAPGQSFEELFEERQALYRRYADIIVDCDGKDLEQVLAQVVSRLEDR, encoded by the coding sequence ATGCATAAACAGGGCAGTGTGGTACTGATTGGAATGCCGGGAGCCGGCAAGAGTACACTTGGGGTGTTGCTGGCAAAAGAGCTGGCAAAGGATTTTGTGGATACGGATGTGCTGATCCAGCTGCGGGAGAACAAGACTCTGCAGGAGATCATGAATGAAAGTGACTATCTGAATCTGCGGCGTATCGAGGGGGAGGTGATTGCGGAAGCGGACCTTCCCAATTGCGTGATCGCCACCGGCGGTAGTGCGGTCTACAGTGAAGAGGGTATGCGTAACCTGCTTAAGTTTGGTCCTGCGGTATTTCTGAATTGCTCCGCGGATGAGCTGCGTCGCCGCATCCACAACTATGAAAGCCGTGGTATTGCGAAGGCACCGGGGCAGAGCTTTGAAGAACTGTTCGAGGAGCGCCAGGCGCTTTATCGCCGCTATGCGGATATTATTGTGGATTGTGATGGAAAGGATCTTGAGCAGGTTCTTGCACAAGTAGTCAGCCGATTGGAAGACCGCTGA
- a CDS encoding OmpW/AlkL family protein produces MRTKSILLPLAIAAASATSPAFADFKGGDFILRVGAGYMESDDSVFSDATRVDVEDPNDPNETIRVEVGDSLDLDDDTTWFINGTYFVADHWAIELYHLNSADLDASYNTYVIGEDIDVRSSDGLGDFETYVTSLYVDWYPVCIESWIQPYIGIGVNYTDIDQDFLRPVFTDNTGRYGLINFGSSFGWTAQVGVDIEFGRGANWLFNASAMYVDADPEIEIGVDDVILSNGIILDSVRYKDNLEFDSWIFNLGVGYKFSF; encoded by the coding sequence ATGCGAACCAAGTCTATTCTTCTGCCCCTTGCGATCGCGGCCGCGAGTGCGACATCGCCGGCATTCGCTGATTTCAAAGGCGGCGACTTTATCCTGCGCGTGGGCGCGGGCTATATGGAGAGCGACGACTCTGTATTTTCAGACGCGACGCGGGTAGACGTGGAAGACCCAAATGACCCGAACGAAACGATTCGGGTGGAAGTGGGTGATTCCCTGGACCTGGACGACGACACGACTTGGTTTATCAATGGTACCTACTTTGTGGCAGACCACTGGGCCATTGAACTCTATCATTTGAACAGCGCAGACCTGGATGCCAGTTATAACACCTACGTGATTGGTGAAGATATTGACGTGCGCAGTTCTGATGGCTTGGGTGACTTTGAAACCTATGTCACCAGCCTCTATGTCGACTGGTATCCGGTGTGTATCGAGTCGTGGATTCAGCCGTACATCGGTATCGGTGTGAACTACACCGACATTGATCAGGATTTCCTGCGTCCGGTATTTACCGATAACACCGGTCGCTACGGCCTGATCAATTTTGGTAGCTCCTTTGGATGGACGGCGCAGGTCGGCGTGGATATCGAATTCGGTCGGGGCGCCAACTGGTTGTTCAACGCTTCAGCCATGTATGTAGATGCTGATCCGGAAATCGAAATTGGTGTCGACGATGTGATCCTCAGTAATGGCATCATACTGGACAGCGTGCGCTACAAAGATAATCTGGAATTTGACTCCTGGATTTTCAATCTTGGTGTGGGTTACAAATTCAGCTTCTGA
- a CDS encoding class I SAM-dependent methyltransferase, with product MITIDPALLNLQPGQRVLDLGCGEGRHAIHISLSDPVDVFGVDLSLNDVRTASERAAPFFDGEEVAGRLLLGVGDALKLPFADNFFDVVICSEVLEHIENYQGVLAEIDRVLKPSGVFAATVPAFFPEWVCWKLSDAYHQVEGGHIRIFREKQLRKNIEAFGHQYFARHKAHALHAPYWWLKCLFWEQDDKPVVKAYHRFLVWDLMQKPLITRWLEKLLNPLLGKSIALYFVKPARSLAVLGRPSTGDVRTPETVVASEREVAA from the coding sequence ATGATTACCATTGATCCCGCGCTGTTGAATTTACAGCCTGGTCAGCGAGTTCTGGATCTGGGTTGCGGTGAGGGGCGTCACGCCATCCATATTTCCCTGAGTGACCCCGTGGACGTTTTCGGGGTTGACCTGAGTTTGAATGACGTGCGTACAGCAAGTGAGCGTGCCGCGCCATTTTTCGATGGGGAGGAGGTTGCCGGGCGCTTGCTGTTGGGAGTGGGGGACGCGCTGAAGTTGCCGTTTGCGGATAATTTTTTCGATGTGGTGATCTGCTCGGAAGTGCTGGAGCATATTGAAAATTATCAGGGAGTGCTGGCGGAAATAGATCGGGTGCTGAAACCTTCCGGTGTGTTCGCAGCCACAGTGCCGGCATTTTTCCCGGAATGGGTGTGCTGGAAACTGTCTGATGCCTACCACCAGGTGGAAGGCGGACATATTCGTATTTTTCGCGAAAAACAGCTGCGTAAAAATATCGAGGCGTTTGGCCACCAATATTTTGCCAGGCACAAGGCGCACGCTCTGCATGCACCTTACTGGTGGTTGAAGTGTCTGTTCTGGGAGCAGGATGACAAACCAGTGGTCAAGGCTTACCACCGTTTTCTGGTGTGGGACCTGATGCAAAAACCACTCATTACTCGCTGGCTGGAAAAACTGCTCAATCCTCTGTTGGGAAAAAGTATTGCACTGTATTTTGTGAAGCCGGCGCGTTCCCTTGCAGTACTTGGCCGGCCTTCCACTGGCGATGTCCGAACACCTGAAACTGTTGTGGCATCCGAGCGCGAGGTGGCAGCGTGA
- a CDS encoding Lrp/AsnC family transcriptional regulator, with amino-acid sequence MKRSTDLDDFDRKILRALQENADYSMAELGDKVGLSHTPCWRRIKRLEAEGIIRGRVTLLDPRKLDLGVTVYCYVTIHNHDEDSLNNFESAVQDVQEVVECYSTSGDKDYVLRVVVDSVEHYEQLLKRSLVHLPNVASVNSTFALKQVKYTTQLPL; translated from the coding sequence ATGAAGCGCTCAACAGACCTGGATGATTTCGACCGCAAGATTCTGCGGGCGCTGCAGGAAAACGCCGATTATTCCATGGCTGAGCTGGGAGACAAAGTGGGGCTTTCCCATACCCCTTGCTGGCGCCGTATCAAGCGCCTTGAGGCCGAAGGCATCATCCGTGGCCGCGTTACCCTTCTGGATCCACGCAAGCTTGACCTGGGAGTCACAGTATACTGCTACGTCACCATACACAACCACGATGAAGATTCCCTGAACAATTTCGAGTCGGCAGTGCAGGATGTTCAGGAGGTGGTGGAATGCTACTCCACCAGTGGTGACAAGGACTATGTACTGCGGGTTGTGGTGGACAGCGTTGAGCACTATGAACAATTGCTCAAACGCTCACTGGTTCACCTGCCGAATGTAGCCTCCGTGAACTCTACCTTTGCATTGAAGCAGGTTAAGTACACTACCCAGCTCCCCCTTTGA
- a CDS encoding glycosyltransferase family 4 protein, with translation MTALGNGTDGPTAGFRPLNICLLGYRSHPHCGGQGVYLHYLSKALVDAGHNVDVISGQPYPELDPRVQLIKMPGLNLYEHENPVRALRPRHLKSWADFYEWFGKLTGAFAEPYAFGRRVARYLRKCGQHYDIVHDNQSLCYGLLDIAKTGVPVVATIHHPITRDRQLALDAAPDWFYRLLVRRWHSFLNMQIKVSRRLRHIVTVSTQSLNDIVEQFGVAPSRLKLIYNGIDTGIFKPRSDLQADKFQIMTTASADQPLKGLRFLLQAVALLQSRYPQLKVLVVGKLQEGGATERLLRELKLDSTVRFVSGISNGEMAAYYASSGMVVCPSLYEGFGLPAGEAMACGVPVISSDGGALPEVVGDAGIVVPAGDSGALARAIEKLLADESLCQSLARKGRQRIEQLFSWQVAADHLVTYYREIIRGQSALEAPDEAGIAAQEISVGNMSTPASGVWRNDSSSPKRQGEAA, from the coding sequence ATGACCGCCTTGGGAAATGGTACAGACGGTCCGACGGCCGGGTTCCGGCCACTGAATATCTGCTTGCTGGGTTATCGCAGTCATCCCCATTGTGGTGGTCAGGGGGTATATCTTCACTATCTGAGTAAAGCCCTGGTGGACGCGGGGCACAATGTGGATGTTATTTCCGGCCAGCCTTACCCCGAGCTGGATCCGCGGGTGCAGCTGATCAAGATGCCCGGGTTGAACCTCTACGAACACGAAAATCCTGTGCGTGCACTGCGCCCCCGGCATCTGAAGAGCTGGGCAGACTTCTATGAGTGGTTTGGGAAACTGACCGGCGCTTTTGCCGAGCCCTACGCATTCGGGCGGCGGGTAGCGCGCTATTTGCGTAAATGCGGGCAGCATTACGATATAGTGCACGACAACCAGTCTCTCTGTTACGGGCTGCTCGATATTGCAAAAACGGGTGTGCCAGTCGTTGCCACCATCCACCATCCAATCACTCGCGACAGACAACTTGCCCTGGATGCCGCGCCGGACTGGTTTTACCGTTTGCTGGTGCGCCGCTGGCACAGTTTTCTCAATATGCAAATCAAGGTGTCTCGCCGGCTTAGGCATATTGTCACGGTTTCGACACAATCCCTGAATGATATTGTCGAACAATTCGGGGTTGCGCCTTCGCGGCTGAAATTGATTTATAACGGGATCGACACCGGTATTTTCAAACCGCGGTCTGACCTGCAAGCTGACAAATTCCAGATCATGACTACCGCATCCGCGGATCAGCCGTTGAAGGGACTGCGTTTTCTATTGCAGGCTGTCGCCCTGTTGCAGTCCCGCTATCCACAACTGAAGGTTTTGGTGGTGGGCAAGTTGCAGGAAGGTGGTGCCACTGAAAGGCTGTTAAGAGAGCTCAAACTCGATTCTACTGTGCGCTTCGTGTCCGGTATTTCTAACGGTGAAATGGCTGCGTATTACGCTTCTTCCGGCATGGTGGTGTGTCCTTCCCTGTACGAAGGGTTCGGCTTGCCCGCGGGGGAGGCAATGGCCTGCGGGGTGCCGGTAATTTCCAGTGACGGCGGCGCTCTGCCGGAAGTGGTTGGGGATGCCGGCATTGTGGTGCCCGCGGGAGACAGCGGGGCACTGGCCCGTGCGATTGAAAAACTGCTGGCCGACGAGTCCCTGTGCCAATCACTCGCTCGCAAGGGCCGACAACGAATTGAACAGCTTTTTTCCTGGCAGGTAGCGGCGGATCACCTTGTAACTTATTACCGGGAAATTATCCGCGGACAGTCCGCTCTGGAAGCGCCGGACGAAGCCGGAATAGCAGCGCAGGAAATCAGTGTTGGTAACATGAGTACACCTGCGTCCGGTGTGTGGCGGAACGACAGCAGCAGTCCAAAGCGTCAGGGGGAGGCAGCCTGA